The genomic window tttcTGAGTTAAAGTTCCAACCTTTATTCCCTAAAACCTCCTAGTATTTATAATCTACTTTTGGTAACTGACAACTAATTACAATTAATTACAGAATCACAGTTTTGAATGCATACTCCTTGGTAACCGTTTCCGCCTTTTGGCTATAAACATTTCCCGTAATTTTCTCGCGTGATGAAAGCCTCTAACTTCTCCACTACTATAACTGCTCGATTTACTCATTCAAATATCTTGTTCGATTACCTGTCTCAAAAATCTTGTTCGATTTGGCTTATTCGATTTAATAAAGTAAATATGTCGATTACTTCCAACCCACGCTTGCGCGTGCATCTTCTCGAAAACCGTTTGAATTCTCCAATTTCTTCATCACTTCGAACTACCTCGTTTTAATCGAAAAAATATTTTCCGATCAACAAGGACAAACCTAGATAACATGCATAGGTGTTTGTAAATTGTAAATTTGTAATAATGAGAAGCTTGTAACAGAATTTACACAATGAACATTAAAGCACATAAACTTGAATAGGTGGCTATAAcaacgaaaaaaaataaaaaaccttgtAATTATATGATTTAGTACTTATAACCCTTAAAAAAAGCTTCTAATCAGCAATCAATTTTCAAACACAAGTATCTTTTAAGCAATCGAATACATCGCTTTGAGGATCTTAATGTGTAATGATTTAATCCATCACACGATAAGGTATAAGGATATATGATTTGAAGATTATACAATAAATTTTATAGCATAGTTATAATTGTCAAACTCATACCCTCATTgtttaattaggatttttgtattaaatatataaatatatgagaATCTAATAACACCAGTACCATTGTAAACAATTATTTCGAAAAACCATATTATCAAGATTTCAAAATAGGTGTAGATGATGTTACAGAAAGGCAGCTTAATGTTGTTTCCATGTCCTCTTAGCATGAGAAGTGGTGCATTTAATTTTCAATGGACATCAAAATCTTCCGAATAGTAATGACTTGCGGCTAAAGTACAATCCCCAGTTACAAATTATAATTGTTTGATAcaaaaattcctccagaaactgTAGTATATAATAATTGGCGGAGTTAAATTATATATGGTCTTTTGAAATCTCACACCATGAGAATCAAAGGTTTGGAAAATTTTCAAGTGTACCGGAGAATACCGgtgttccagttgttttaactgttgatttcaattaatatatattatatatattttttataattcagatcaacggttaaaacaactgaaatATCGGTGTCCCGGTACACTTGAAACTCTTCCCAAAGGTTTATTTTATTCAATAATGAATATCAACCACACCATCCAATTGTCTTGTTAACCGTGAAACCAGCTCCAGAGGGCTGAGACTGTGGCTGCTGAGGAGGTCTAGGCTCTCTTGGTTTGGCAGGATCAACAAATATAACCCATCCATCAATAAATTTAGCATTCATTCCGGCTCTCGCCTTTTCAGCATCTTCTATGGTCGCATAAGTTACAAATGCGTATCCCTTTGACCGTCCAGAGGCTCTATCCATTATAACCTTTGCTGTCGATCAAGATGAGTGAAGGTCAGGGATGATATCCAGCAAGCTAATACACAAGCATATAGAAGAATCAAGTATTGCAAGAGAAATACATTACCTTCAAGCAGCTGCCCGAAAGGAGAAAACGCTTCAGTAAGTTTTTCATCTGTTGTCAGTCTTGAAAGACCTGTTCAAAATGCCAAATACATATAAAAGTTACATACAGAACTATGTAAATTCCATTATACTAGATATTTAAATTAGAAGCTTCGCCAGTTATAGTCTTACATGATCCACCTAACAATTCCCTAAGAAAATGGTGCTAAAAAGAAAATGGATCTTTATTGAACTACAAGCCAATAGAGTAGAAGAAATTCACAGCTTCAGAGACCAAAAAATGGCCTTTTATGAAGCCCTACAGCCCTCCTAATAAAATACATTTCACGAGAGTGAAACTTATCTTACTTCTTTctatatttatattctaataattATGTCCCCTAATCATATAAATATTGTAAAGTGAGTGATCCAACTTTAAAAGACACGAATTAAGCATTGTATCCATGTCTTGTCACGCAAGATGTGCGAGCACTAGCTTTAGTAGTGTTTGTGGGGAAACTCTTTAAGAGCATCATCTCCTGTCAAAGTTAATAAGTTAACAGCATATCCTTCTCATTACATTTAGAGTAATAAATAAGACGCAACAGTCCTATTCAATTATCTTCCTCGGATCCCCTTCCCCTTGAACTTTGGCTTTGTATAGGCACTAGTAGACTAGTACCTGTCTTGATAAAGATTGCACTTCAATGTTCCAGGTTGGTTATAAAAGTCGCCACATAAGAATACAATGCATTCAAATACTATCCTACTGTTCTTGAAGGCTACATTGGAGTACACAATAATACTTCATAGTCCAAGCTCAAGACTGTTGAATCCAACAAATTAAAGGAATCAAGACAGAAGAGCCCTACAACTTCAAACCTCCTTTTATCAGGGATACAGAAAAATACCACAATTTCACGaaaaaagttagcctcaaagtttAAGATACAAGTATCTATCAGATGCAGATCATAGTTGCTAGGCCTACCCATCTAATGCAACATAATCATTAATCATAACTGATTACCCTGTCCAAATTGAAGATAATTTAGGGTTTCAAGGGAGCTAATTTGACAATTCTAGAAGAGAAAACGGAATAAGGAAAACAAGGAAATGAAGGTTTCAATAGTGACAATCATGTTATGGAAACgatcaattaattaaaattaataagatGGACAAGCAGAAGAGAATTGGAGTAAATTACTGACCGCTGacgaagagttttggggaagtaAGAGTCGAAGTGAAACGAGTAGAGGTGAAGTGGGAGGCCACAACTGAAGAAGACTGGCGAAGAAATCGTTGAGCTCCACTGAAGAACGCCATCATCACCCAAACCCTAAACTCAAACCCTAACTAGCAAGGTTTCAAAAACCGAACCGGTTATCAAACTACTCGAGCTACTGGTTTATCGGTTTAGAGGTTCAACCGAAATaatgaattataataaaataacatatcaaattataaataaatacatatatacaaattaaaagtaTAATTCCAATTAAAATCTCATAATCACATTTAAATACAACACGAGtcaaatataaaaaaacaaatatNNNNNNNNNNNNNNNNNNNNNNNNNNNNNNNNNNNNNNNNNNNNNNNNNNNNNNNNNNNNNNNNNNNNNNNNNNNNNNNNNNNNNNNNNNNNNNNNNNNNNNNNNNNNNNNNNNNNNNNNNNNNNNNNNNNNNNNNNNNNNNNNNNNNNNNNNNNNNNNNNNNNNNNNNNNNNNNNNNNNNNNNNNNNNNNNNNNNNNNNNNNNNNNNNNNNNNNNNNNNNNNNNNNNNNNNNNNNNNNNNNNNNNNNNNNNNNNNNNNNNNNNNNNNNNNNNNNNNNNNNNNNNNNNNNNNNNNNNNNNNNNNNNNNNNNNNNNNNNNNNNNNNNNNNNNNNNNNNNNNNNNNNNNNNNNNNNNNNNNNNNNNNNNNNNNNNNNNNNNNNNNNNNNNNNNNNNNNNNNNNNN from Arachis ipaensis cultivar K30076 chromosome B09, Araip1.1, whole genome shotgun sequence includes these protein-coding regions:
- the LOC107619311 gene encoding glycine-rich RNA-binding protein 6, mitochondrial, whose protein sequence is MMAFFSGAQRFLRQSSSVVASHFTSTRFTSTLTSPKLFVSGLSRLTTDEKLTEAFSPFGQLLEAKVIMDRASGRSKGYAFVTYATIEDAEKARAGMNAKFIDGWVIFVDPAKPREPRPPQQPQSQPSGAGFTVNKTIGWCG